The sequence GGGAGTGGAAAGGCACCCCGCAGTGCGCGGCCACCGCCGCTGTGAGGCGCAGCCGGTACTCGCTGAAGGTGAGGACGCCCGCGGGGTCCAGGCGCCCGGCGAGGCGGCACACCTCCGCCTCGCCGAGTCCGGTGATGTCGACGACCTCGGCGTGCCCCGCGACCTGCGCCAACTCGGCCGCCGACGCCGGGTTTTCCGCCTCGGACAGGAAGATCACCCGGCACAGACCGCGCGCCGCCGAGAGGATGCGCAGCGGACCGGCGGAGCCCCGGTCATGGACGACCAGGAGGGCAGGCAGGGCGGAGTGTGCCATGGCAGCCTCCGTCAGGCCCGGCGGGCGGTGATGTTGAGCCGTACGTAGTCGACGACCGGCTCGGGGAGGCGGGCGGCGACCTCGCGGACGAAGTGATCGTGGTCGGACTCGGGGAGCTTGTCGAGGTGGGAGCCGAGGACCACGGTCGCCAGGTAGCTCCACAGCTGCTCGCCGGGCTCCAGCCGGGCCGGGTCGGGCAGCAGATTGACCTCGATGCCGGTGAACCCGGCGTCCTTCAGGCGCTCGGTGGTCTCCTCGACACCTGCGAAGTACCAGACCCGGTCCTGGTCATCGGTCTCGTCCGACTTCTTGCCCAGTACCTCATCCACGGCTGCGTTGATCCGCGCGACATTGCCCTGGCCGCCGCACTCGGCAACGAACTGGCCGCCCGGTCGCAGGTGCCGGGCCAGGTTGGTGAAGAGCGCCGCGTGATCGGTGATCCAGTGGAAGGTGGCCACGCTGGTGATGGCGTCGACCTGGCCGGATACCGGCAGGGGCTTGGTCAGGTCGGCCTGGACGACCTCGACCCGGTCGGACCGGTCGGCCAGCTTGGTGCGCAGCTGGTCGAGCATGCGACGGGAGCCGTCGACGCCGATCACCCGGCCGTCCGGCACCAGGTCGAGCAACGCGGCCGTGTCGCGGCCCGTGCCGCAGCCGGCGTCCAGGACGGTTTCGCCACCCTTCAGACGCAGCCGGCCCAGGGTGCGCTTGCCCCACTGCTGGTGCGGCAGGGGAAGCGCGTCGTATGTCTTGGCGTCCCATTCACGAGGCACGGCACTGCTCCTTCGTATTGTTCATGCGGTCGTTCTCGGTGTGCGGTACGGGAACCGGGGTGCCGTCCAGGACCAGCCGGATCTCGATCGGGTGTGCGTCCCTGACCAGCCGCAGGGCATCCCCTTCGGCAAACCAGCGGCGTATGGTGCCGGCCGCCGCATCGCCCGCCTGTGCCGGGTCGGCGGGCAGCAACTGGACGAGGATGTTGCGCAACCCTGCGGGTACGTCAGGGGCGGCGGAGTACGGGCCGCGCAGGTCGATACGGCCGGAGGCGTGCACGGACGCCGACGCCTCACCGGCGGTGGCGGCCCGCGGG is a genomic window of Streptomyces sp. Edi2 containing:
- a CDS encoding class I SAM-dependent methyltransferase, whose amino-acid sequence is MPREWDAKTYDALPLPHQQWGKRTLGRLRLKGGETVLDAGCGTGRDTAALLDLVPDGRVIGVDGSRRMLDQLRTKLADRSDRVEVVQADLTKPLPVSGQVDAITSVATFHWITDHAALFTNLARHLRPGGQFVAECGGQGNVARINAAVDEVLGKKSDETDDQDRVWYFAGVEETTERLKDAGFTGIEVNLLPDPARLEPGEQLWSYLATVVLGSHLDKLPESDHDHFVREVAARLPEPVVDYVRLNITARRA